From the genome of Deltaproteobacteria bacterium:
GGCGAGCCAGCCGGTGCTCGCCGAGTCGTTGCTGCCGCCGGTGGAACGGGCCGCCACCGGTGAAACTCCGATCGCCATTACGCTGGTGCATTACACTTACGTGTTCGGCCAGAAGGGCGCGCCGCTAGATTACGTGCGGCTGCCGCAGTTTCTCGGCGACGGTAACTACGTCGGCCTGGCCAACAAAGCGCCGCATACGAACGCCGGCAAGGCGTTCATCGACTACTATCTCGGCGGCGAAGGCATGACGATCATGGCCAAGTTGGGCGAGTTCGTAAACCGCAAGGGAATCTTCCCGCCGCTACAGGATGCGGAGAAACTTAAGTTCGTGCCGATGGACCGGCTCGACGCTAAGACTTACGCCGAAAAAAAGAAGGAGTATCAGAAGTTGTTCTTGCATTAGCAGGGTGCTGAAAAAAGTGGAACATGCTTCGACAAGCTCAGCATGAACGGATTTTCCTCAATGAGTTTAACCTCTGTTCCGTTCGTCCTGAGCCCGTCGAAGGACTCCGAAGGGTTTTTCAGCGCCCTGCTAGAGCAGCGGAAGAGGACAATTGGCCGCACCCTTCGACAGGCTCAGGGCGATCGGGACGCAAAGGGTGCAATAAAGTTCGATGTCGAAATTGCTGTTGGGCTGTTCGTTCTGATAAAAGTTGGCAACCGAAGCTGAACCGTTGAGGAGGAACAGGCATGGCGAAAATTACCGATCCGTGGGACCATCACGATTGGGATTCGCGCGATTACGTGCGCGATTGGGCGGAGCGCCAAGACGGTGGCAAGCCGCACCGCGAACCGGCCTTCGCCGTGCTCGCGGAAACCATGCCGTTCGAGAAAAACGCCTCGATCAAGTTTCTCGATATCGGCTCGGGCTACGGCGCGCTGGCGGCGTATCTGTTGACTCAGTTTCCCAATGCCCAAGCGGTTTGTCATGACGGCTCGGCGGAGATGTTGGCGCTCGGGCGCGAGCACTTGGCTCGGTTTGCCGGCCGGGTGCAGTTCATCCAAAGCGACTTGAGCCAGCCCGGTTGGAGTAAGACGCTTCAGGGTCCGTTCGATGCCGTGGTGTCATCCATCGCGATTCACAACGTGCGCGAGTACGAAACCATTCGCTCGATCTACGCGGAGGCTTTCATCGCACTCAACGCCGGCGGCTGCTTTCTCAACCTCGACCGCATGCGGCCGTCGGTGGGAGAGCAGCTGCAGTGGCTACGCGACGGCGGCTACGC
Proteins encoded in this window:
- a CDS encoding class I SAM-dependent methyltransferase, whose translation is MAKITDPWDHHDWDSRDYVRDWAERQDGGKPHREPAFAVLAETMPFEKNASIKFLDIGSGYGALAAYLLTQFPNAQAVCHDGSAEMLALGREHLARFAGRVQFIQSDLSQPGWSKTLQGPFDAVVSSIAIHNVREYETIRSIYAEAFIALNAGGCFLNLDRMRPSVGEQLQWLRDGGYATVKSFWDAGKRAIVGGFKR